The following are from one region of the Bradyrhizobium sediminis genome:
- a CDS encoding glycosyltransferase, with the protein MTSEPAYQALFLGAGPQMQCGVGHFTRLLQDAIEKLAPGSCGSLTLTRSEGTAADIWRAVGSARSVVCNFPIVAWKRVIFRPLLALAIARLRRRRVVLVQHEWGGLHWLRRITYIPALLLADTILMFSPLVRRELADDPVVGWTLRKCILAPLPPNIEAPAGIADSKLRQRLAAAREQGRLVIGHFGSIYPGKQPNALLQIGAILKERGLDPLIVYVGSFIRGVDTVEDDFYARAAELGIIDDVIVSGYVASDHEVFGLFSEIDAFCYPLDEGLTARRSSILTCVQSGRPLIVTGPALPDEFDHHPRFKELIDRGAIVLVARGSEDEVYADRIAAALKWPSVQAPFDFDGWWLDVAQAVRAQLAVVPGRE; encoded by the coding sequence ATGACTTCAGAACCAGCCTACCAGGCGCTCTTTCTCGGAGCGGGGCCGCAAATGCAATGCGGCGTCGGCCACTTCACGCGCCTGCTCCAGGACGCGATCGAAAAGCTCGCTCCCGGCAGTTGCGGATCGTTAACCCTGACGCGGTCGGAGGGAACGGCCGCCGACATCTGGCGGGCGGTCGGATCGGCGCGGAGCGTGGTGTGCAACTTCCCGATCGTGGCCTGGAAGCGCGTGATATTCCGGCCGCTGCTGGCGTTGGCCATCGCGCGGCTGCGGCGGCGGCGCGTCGTCCTGGTTCAGCACGAGTGGGGCGGGCTGCACTGGCTGCGCCGCATCACCTACATTCCGGCGCTGCTGCTCGCCGATACCATCCTGATGTTCTCGCCGCTGGTGCGCCGCGAACTCGCCGACGACCCCGTGGTCGGCTGGACGCTGCGAAAATGCATACTGGCGCCGCTGCCGCCGAACATCGAGGCCCCGGCGGGCATCGCCGATTCCAAGCTGCGGCAGCGGCTGGCCGCCGCGCGGGAACAGGGACGGCTGGTGATCGGCCATTTCGGATCGATCTATCCGGGCAAGCAGCCCAATGCCCTGCTTCAGATCGGCGCGATCCTGAAGGAGCGCGGGCTAGATCCCCTGATCGTCTATGTCGGATCGTTCATTCGCGGCGTCGACACCGTGGAGGACGACTTTTATGCCCGTGCCGCCGAACTCGGTATCATCGACGATGTCATCGTCAGCGGCTACGTCGCGTCCGACCATGAAGTGTTCGGCCTGTTCAGCGAGATCGACGCATTCTGCTATCCCCTCGATGAGGGCCTCACCGCGCGGCGTTCCAGCATTCTCACCTGCGTGCAGTCCGGCCGGCCGCTGATCGTCACCGGCCCTGCTTTGCCCGACGAATTCGATCATCACCCGCGCTTCAAGGAATTGATCGACCGCGGCGCCATCGTGCTGGTGGCGCGGGGATCCGAGGACGAAGTCTACGCCGACAGGATTGCTGCCGCGCTGAAATGGCCGTCGGTGCAGGCGCCGTTCGATTTCGACGGCTGGTGGCTGGACGTGGCGCAGGCGGTCCGTGCGCAACTGGCCGTCGTTCCGGGGCGCGAGTGA
- a CDS encoding glycosyltransferase family 2 protein, whose translation MTPDAPRALAAASPGLDRSIPIVVCIPCFRRPQHLRLTLESLAGQRTDRRFAVVIVDNDAAGCESAPVAAEFLRAGKFAGLCVIEPRQGNCHAINAAFETARATFPGAAHFLMIDDDEIASRDWLELMVRSAEATGADLVGGPVQPNFDDHSKRGLGRHPAFRPAYDYSGTVPIIYGCGNCLITRAVFERLGDPAFDVRFNFLGGGDTDFFVRCRQAGMKFHWAAEAVITETVPPSRTNPGWLALRGLRIGAINYHIEVKAARTPWARLGVLAKMLAMLPLSLFRAGRMVLSGQKVLIALHPVTVAAGSALAAIGIEPHQYKASKIVS comes from the coding sequence ATGACGCCGGACGCCCCCCGCGCGTTGGCTGCGGCATCGCCTGGGCTCGATCGCTCGATTCCGATCGTGGTCTGCATCCCCTGTTTCCGTCGTCCGCAGCATCTGCGGCTGACGCTGGAGTCGCTCGCCGGCCAGCGCACCGATCGCCGTTTCGCGGTCGTCATCGTCGACAACGATGCCGCCGGCTGCGAGAGCGCGCCGGTCGCTGCCGAATTCCTGCGGGCCGGCAAGTTTGCGGGCTTGTGCGTGATCGAGCCGCGGCAGGGCAATTGCCATGCGATCAATGCCGCGTTCGAGACCGCGCGCGCGACGTTTCCCGGTGCGGCCCATTTCCTGATGATCGACGACGACGAGATCGCCTCGAGGGACTGGCTCGAGCTGATGGTGCGCAGCGCCGAAGCCACCGGCGCCGATCTGGTCGGCGGGCCGGTGCAGCCCAATTTCGACGATCACAGCAAGCGCGGGCTCGGCCGCCATCCTGCCTTTCGTCCGGCCTACGATTACAGCGGTACGGTGCCGATCATCTACGGCTGCGGCAATTGCCTGATCACGCGCGCGGTATTCGAGCGGCTCGGCGATCCCGCCTTCGACGTCAGGTTCAATTTCCTCGGCGGTGGCGATACCGACTTCTTCGTGCGCTGCCGCCAGGCCGGCATGAAATTCCACTGGGCCGCGGAAGCCGTGATCACCGAGACCGTGCCGCCGAGCCGGACCAACCCCGGATGGCTTGCGCTACGCGGCCTGCGTATCGGCGCGATCAACTATCACATCGAGGTCAAGGCGGCGCGAACGCCGTGGGCGCGCCTGGGAGTGCTGGCCAAGATGCTGGCGATGCTGCCGTTGTCGCTGTTCCGCGCCGGCCGCATGGTGCTATCGGGGCAAAAGGTGCTGATTGCGCTGCATCCGGTGACGGTGGCTGCCGGCAGCGCGCTGGCGGCGATCGGCATCGAACCGCATCAGTACAAGGCCTCGAAGATCGTTTCCTGA
- a CDS encoding DUF6492 family protein codes for MNPVALLTPTYGRDLELCTLLCESVDRHVKSFSKHYLLVPDCDLSLFSHFESERRIVLPSSKFLPKWLRPLPRIIQRKRRQYWWSFRTMPVSGWHVQQYLKIAATTSLPHHRYCILDSDIVFFRDFDLSRFEYPNAIPLLNMRDEVTSDQFRHSRWVETSHELLGLPTPPLPASDFIGHIMFWDKETTQAMAARIEAVTNLHWVEALSQTREFSEYMLYGYFVENDAGFSARHTRTPRTQCVSYWDDPKLSRDELNQLLRRAGKDDVAFSVASFSGTPVETIRAAVEENATVQTDRTAAIEPAGLAALC; via the coding sequence ATGAACCCTGTAGCGCTGTTAACCCCAACATACGGGCGCGATCTGGAACTGTGCACCTTGCTCTGCGAGAGCGTCGATCGTCACGTCAAATCATTCTCGAAGCATTATCTGCTGGTTCCCGATTGCGACCTGTCGCTGTTCTCTCACTTCGAGAGCGAACGCAGGATCGTGCTTCCGTCCTCCAAATTCCTGCCGAAATGGCTGCGGCCGCTGCCCCGCATCATCCAGCGCAAGCGCCGCCAATACTGGTGGTCGTTCCGGACCATGCCGGTGAGCGGCTGGCATGTGCAGCAGTATCTCAAGATCGCCGCGACCACCTCGCTGCCGCACCACCGATATTGCATCCTCGATTCGGATATCGTGTTCTTCCGGGACTTCGACCTGTCGCGTTTCGAATATCCAAACGCGATTCCGCTGCTCAATATGCGCGACGAGGTCACATCCGACCAGTTCCGGCATTCGCGCTGGGTCGAGACCAGCCATGAACTTCTTGGCCTGCCCACGCCGCCGCTTCCGGCGTCGGACTTCATCGGTCACATCATGTTCTGGGATAAGGAGACGACGCAGGCGATGGCCGCGAGGATCGAGGCCGTGACCAACCTGCATTGGGTCGAAGCCCTCAGCCAGACCCGCGAATTCTCCGAATACATGCTGTACGGCTATTTCGTCGAGAACGACGCCGGCTTCTCGGCGCGGCACACGCGTACCCCGCGCACCCAATGCGTCAGCTATTGGGATGATCCGAAACTCAGCCGGGACGAGTTGAACCAGCTGCTTCGCCGCGCAGGCAAGGATGACGTCGCCTTCTCGGTCGCGTCCTTCTCCGGCACGCCGGTAGAGACCATCCGCGCGGCCGTCGAGGAGAACGCGACCGTGCAGACGGACCGTACCGCAGCGATCGAACCTGCAGGGCTTGCCGCGTTATGCTGA
- a CDS encoding lipopolysaccharide biosynthesis protein — translation MLIGQASINLTANILSALLGLLSVFIFTRLFSPHDYGIYLLGLAFAAVVSVFLAGWFRNLILSGHAKDDGTDVRGLVATGYVVCCLAAPAAYVLGRLVGLDAMAAIAAVVLAVAIGLFELTQDLVRARLMAITAMKATLVRAAAALCLGIAAAMLGRTGILLLASSALAYLLAIAAQRSAWRGTVIKFDRARLLAAAKQGLPLTLSLTLLAISTVADRFIIANLVGTADAGKYIAGLDLVRQTLMMPAISAAAAFFPLAVQIHASQGKAAVRSHLGECVELLLSITLPACLGFAVISSHVANVVLGVDFRAMAAETMPIVAVAVIFQILTQQYLHVSFLLSGRNSFYLINTASIIVVNIILSYALISGYGTVGAAWARLGADLFGFVCALILSRRAFPIPLPLGRLALTVIAALVMALVVAALDRSLHVSDLTACVVLAGAGLASYLALCWLFDISRTRGRLKVGFAFFRTKLANINIG, via the coding sequence ATGCTGATCGGACAGGCCAGCATCAATCTGACCGCCAATATTCTCTCGGCATTGCTGGGACTATTGAGCGTGTTCATTTTCACGCGGCTGTTTTCGCCGCATGATTATGGCATCTACCTGCTCGGGCTGGCGTTTGCCGCCGTGGTCAGCGTCTTCCTCGCGGGCTGGTTCCGCAATCTGATCCTGAGCGGCCACGCCAAAGACGACGGCACCGACGTCCGCGGCCTCGTCGCAACCGGCTATGTCGTTTGCTGTCTGGCCGCGCCGGCTGCCTACGTACTCGGCCGCCTGGTCGGGCTCGACGCAATGGCGGCGATCGCGGCGGTCGTGCTGGCGGTTGCGATCGGTCTGTTTGAATTGACCCAGGACCTGGTCCGCGCACGGCTGATGGCGATCACGGCCATGAAGGCGACGCTGGTTCGCGCCGCCGCCGCGCTTTGCCTGGGCATTGCTGCCGCCATGCTCGGCCGGACCGGAATTCTCCTGCTGGCGTCGTCGGCGCTGGCCTATCTGCTCGCCATCGCGGCGCAGCGATCGGCGTGGCGCGGAACGGTCATCAAGTTCGATCGTGCCCGTTTGCTGGCCGCGGCGAAGCAGGGGCTGCCGCTGACGCTGTCGCTGACCTTGCTCGCGATCTCCACCGTCGCCGACCGCTTCATCATCGCCAACCTCGTCGGCACCGCCGATGCCGGAAAATACATCGCCGGTCTCGACCTGGTGCGGCAGACGCTGATGATGCCGGCGATCAGCGCCGCCGCCGCGTTCTTCCCGCTCGCCGTGCAGATCCACGCCAGCCAGGGAAAGGCCGCGGTACGGTCGCATCTCGGCGAATGCGTCGAATTGCTGCTGAGCATTACGCTGCCGGCCTGCCTCGGCTTCGCCGTCATTTCCTCCCACGTCGCCAACGTCGTACTCGGCGTCGATTTCCGCGCCATGGCCGCGGAGACCATGCCGATCGTGGCCGTCGCCGTGATTTTCCAGATCCTGACGCAGCAATATCTGCACGTCAGTTTCCTGCTGTCGGGACGCAACTCCTTTTATCTGATCAACACGGCCTCGATCATCGTGGTCAATATTATCCTGTCCTACGCCCTGATCAGCGGATACGGCACGGTCGGCGCGGCATGGGCACGGCTCGGCGCCGACCTGTTCGGGTTCGTCTGCGCGCTGATCCTCAGCCGCCGAGCCTTCCCGATCCCGCTTCCGCTCGGACGGCTGGCGCTGACCGTGATCGCCGCACTGGTGATGGCGCTGGTAGTGGCAGCGCTCGACAGAAGCCTGCACGTCTCCGACCTGACCGCTTGCGTCGTGCTGGCCGGCGCCGGACTGGCGAGCTACCTCGCGCTGTGCTGGCTGTTCGACATCTCCCGGACCCGCGGGCGCCTGAAAGTCGGCTTCGCGTTTTTCAGAACCAAACTCGCAAACATCAATATTGGATAG
- a CDS encoding class I SAM-dependent methyltransferase: MNKTVTIDLARAVPVAADARTADAFAHPKALLDLPPGEARESLLAVHRVLGEQLPPTKLAIYEAGGGSTSFLPLDVLGRAHVTVVDIDEDQIRNNDYAQKTILGDVQSYRFAPGSFDLVICYNVIEHLPDVEAALLRFCESLKQGGLILIGAPNPKSLSGVVTKYSPHWFHVWFYRHVRGDKKAGLPGQAPFPTFFHPLVTLSRLEAFAEAHGLQMIYRKEYESPRYPEMRARKPAFAALIDAAAAVMNLLLPGKTDVRHGDYHVILRKS; the protein is encoded by the coding sequence GTGAACAAGACAGTCACGATCGATCTCGCCCGCGCCGTCCCCGTCGCCGCCGATGCGCGCACCGCAGACGCGTTCGCGCATCCAAAGGCGTTGCTCGACCTGCCGCCGGGCGAGGCCCGCGAAAGCCTGCTTGCGGTCCATCGCGTTCTCGGCGAACAACTCCCCCCGACTAAGCTCGCGATCTACGAGGCAGGCGGCGGCTCGACCAGCTTCCTGCCGCTCGACGTGCTCGGCCGCGCCCATGTCACCGTGGTCGATATCGACGAAGACCAGATCCGCAACAACGACTACGCGCAGAAAACCATCCTCGGCGACGTCCAGAGCTACCGGTTCGCTCCCGGCAGCTTTGACCTCGTGATCTGCTACAACGTGATCGAACATCTACCCGACGTCGAGGCGGCGCTGCTGCGGTTTTGCGAGTCGCTGAAGCAGGGCGGCCTGATCCTGATCGGCGCACCAAACCCGAAATCGCTGTCCGGCGTCGTCACCAAATACTCACCGCACTGGTTCCACGTCTGGTTCTACCGCCATGTGCGCGGCGACAAGAAGGCCGGCCTGCCCGGCCAGGCGCCGTTCCCGACCTTCTTCCACCCGCTGGTCACGCTTTCGAGGCTGGAGGCCTTTGCCGAGGCCCACGGCCTTCAGATGATCTACCGCAAGGAATACGAGAGCCCGCGCTATCCGGAGATGCGGGCGCGCAAGCCGGCCTTCGCCGCCCTGATCGATGCTGCCGCCGCGGTCATGAATCTTCTTCTGCCGGGGAAGACCGACGTCCGGCACGGCGATTATCACGTGATCCTGCGAAAAAGCTGA
- a CDS encoding polysaccharide deacetylase family protein: protein MYAMWSEAKARVSHRLATHLSVEPFRLLNETPMVSFTFDDIPKSAATTGAKLLEDHDARGTFYVSGGLVGTAAADWTAVDAQDVIDLHRNGHEIGCHTFSHKRTCDLDAESLAAEIARNGRYLRALDSSIKVENFAYPFGYGSFGRKGQLKQAFQSCRSIVPGINSGTVDLQFLRAMPLIDRRIGRPEIERAFDEAQTHNGWLIFYSHDVADKPSAYGCSPDLMNHALEAASRRKIPVLNMAEALLCAGA from the coding sequence ATGTACGCAATGTGGTCCGAAGCCAAAGCCAGAGTCAGCCACCGGCTGGCGACGCATCTGAGCGTCGAACCCTTCCGGCTGCTCAACGAGACCCCGATGGTCAGCTTCACCTTCGACGACATTCCGAAGAGCGCCGCCACGACCGGCGCGAAGCTGCTCGAGGATCATGACGCGCGCGGCACCTTCTATGTTTCGGGCGGGCTGGTCGGCACGGCGGCAGCCGACTGGACGGCCGTCGATGCCCAGGACGTCATAGATCTGCATCGCAACGGCCATGAGATCGGCTGTCACACCTTTTCCCACAAGCGGACCTGCGACCTCGATGCGGAATCGCTGGCCGCCGAGATCGCGCGCAATGGCCGCTATCTGCGCGCGCTCGACTCCTCCATCAAGGTCGAAAACTTTGCCTATCCCTTCGGTTACGGATCGTTCGGGCGCAAGGGCCAGCTCAAGCAGGCGTTCCAGTCCTGCCGCAGCATTGTGCCGGGCATCAACAGCGGCACGGTGGACCTGCAATTCCTGCGCGCGATGCCCCTGATCGACCGCCGCATCGGCCGCCCCGAGATCGAGCGCGCCTTCGACGAAGCGCAAACCCATAACGGATGGTTAATTTTCTACAGCCACGACGTCGCCGACAAGCCCAGCGCGTACGGCTGCTCACCCGATCTCATGAACCATGCCCTGGAGGCGGCATCGCGCCGGAAAATCCCGGTTCTGAACATGGCGGAGGCGTTGCTATGCGCGGGCGCTTAA